One Trichomycterus rosablanca isolate fTriRos1 chromosome 12, fTriRos1.hap1, whole genome shotgun sequence DNA window includes the following coding sequences:
- the LOC134324628 gene encoding uncharacterized protein LOC134324628 isoform X2: MADLESILENDSTPEADMNSDEALRDPVKQTALVLTDGDDSVFYSEEEEIQHSGAENNSGLMELESVNDSSGVQEETRNPEENAVSHAPSTLSEVPVEMKNTSNREAGCTEELLKCPEMPLMMPAADDHPESQVEDKMDLKSSTQSSESTQTRDRDESSISGPDEPPGFGALDRLSDASLEEEPEQELDPDIQSESNNGMEATPDKPFNHLRHAKYGTVSYRQIQRGHTKKRIKEFESMQF, translated from the exons ATGGCAGACCTTGAGAGTATCTTAGAAAATGACTCAACACCAGAAGCAGATATGAACTCTGACGAAGCTTTAAGAGATCCGGTGAAGCAGACAGCTCTGGTTCTGACCGACGGAGACGATTCTGTTTTCTACAGCGAGGAAGAAGAAATCCAACACTCGGGAGCTGAAAATAATTCTGGTCTAATGGAACTGGAGTCTGTAAATGACAGTAGTGGAGTGCAGGAGGAAACAAGGAATCCAGAGGAGAATGCAGTGAGTCATGCACCATCTACACTCTCTGAAGTGCCGgttgaaatgaaaaatacatCTAATAGAGAAGCAGGTTGCACCGAAGAGCTTTTAAAATGCCCAGAGATGCCACTCATGATGCCTGCTGCGGATGATCATCCAGAGTCACAGGTTGAGGACAAGATGGACCTGAAGAGCTCAACTCAGAGCTCTGAGAGTACACAAACACGGGACAGAG ATGAGAGCAGCATCTCCGGGCCTGATGAACCTCCAGGATTCGGAGCCCTGGACCGACTCAGCGATGCAAGTCTGGAGGAGGAACCGGAGCAGGAACTTGACCCAGACATACAGAGCGAGTCCAACAACGGCATGGAAGCCACACCAGACAAACCATTTAACCACCTCCGGCACGCCAAGTACGGAACTGTGTCCTACCGGCAGATTCAGCGGGGCCACACGAAGAAACGAATCAAGGAGTTTGAGTCCATGCAGTTCTGA
- the LOC134324065 gene encoding polypeptide N-acetylgalactosaminyltransferase 5 has protein sequence MKFRRYLRGSGRVLAFVFIASVVWLLFDMAALRLSISDVNGQLLKELVIKERELAKREKIKDTNIRKYPVHRDVEAETRLNLLEKTVVEVYRQEKSGRNRGEVNVQPKLDTKTQQTMKKPNRNEPNHDVNTKPESTPEVNDKKVVLVGTTKPPAGKKENIVIVSHGEKLGTNATKVHQIQPDLSTKIPQNTHFVNNSSHLAGLDSQSKQHKQEKPTNDVQELDQPKDNTVIKVDDKHLNIAVKPSHPRTTPLAHPDELLNSTFVRKSGGLHKVMSLDMTLKPRDAHAPGQFGQAAEVPPDMLEESRRRWPEGHFNVFLSEQIPVDRAIPDTRPPACGEKLIPDNLPTTSVIFCFVDEVWSTLLRSVHSVLNRSPPHLLKEILLVDDCSTKDFLKDKLDAYMSQLPKVRIIRLKERHGLIRARLAGAAEAKGDVLTFLDSHIECNVGWLEPLLERVYLDRRKVACPVIEVINDNDMSYTMVDNFQRGIFKWPLVFGWSTIPRDYIKKHNVKVADPIRCPVMAGGLFSIDKKYFYELGGYDPGLDVWGGENMELSFKIWMCGGEIEIIPCSRVGHIFRGENPYGFPKDRQKTVERNLARVAEVWLDDYKEVFYGHGYLHLLDKKSIDIGNLTEQIHLRQKLQCKSFKWYLESVYPELDTPPAKAEGLVFNKGVRKCLVLEKDSLAFETCDLSKQSQLFSYSWLRTLRHNASCLSPNVTERRVAVETCDNTKRDHRWLYQTSKVLAEHLIAEGSPRNLCLEAGSKSDAVYLRSCEASSPFQKWHFTHNYA, from the exons ATGAAGTTCAGAAGGTATCTGAGAGGAAGTGGAAGGGTTCTTGCGTTCGTCTTCATCGCTTCTGTAGTTTGGCTGCTGTTCGACATGGCAGCTCTGAGACTGTCCATTTCAGACGTGAACGGACAACTTCTGAAAGAACTCGTCATTAAAGAAAGAGAACTGGCCAAAAGAGAGAAGATAAAGGACACAAACATCAGAAAGTATCCTGTACACAGAGATGTAGAGGCAGAGACTCGTTTAAACCTGCTGGAGAAAACCGTGGTCGAAGTTTACAGGCAGGAGAAGTCTGGAAGGAATCGTGGAGAAGTAAATGTGCAACCAAAGTTGGACaccaaaacacaacaaactATGAAGAAACCAAACAGAAATGAACCAAACCATGATGTAAATACGAAACCAGAAAGCACACCAGAGGTAAATGACAAGAAAGTCGTACTGGTAGGAACAACGAAGCCACCTGCTGGCAAGAAAGAAAACATAGTCATTGTAAGCCATGGCGAGAAACTTGGCACCAATGCCACCAAAGTGCACCAAATCCAACCAGACCTGAGCACCAAAATACCTCAAAACACTCATTTTGTTAATAATTCTAGCCACTTAGCTGGACTGGACTCTCAATCCAAGCAACACAAGCAGGAAAAACCCACCAATGATGTCCAAGAACTTGACCAACCAAAAGACAACACTGTCATCAAGGTCGATGACAAACATCTGAACATAGCCGTGAAACCTTCTCACCCTCGGACGACACCACTTGCACACCCAGATGAGCTCCTGAACTCCACTTTTGTCAGGAAGTCAGGCGGGTTGCATAAAGTCATGAGCCTGGATATGACCCTCAAGCCTAGGGATGCCCACGCGCCAGGGCAGTTCGGCCAGGCGGCAGAGGTGCCCCCGGACATGCTGGAGGAAAGCAGGAGGAGATGGCCAGAGGGTCATTTCAATGTCTTCCTGAGCGAGCAGATCCCGGTGGACCGGGCCATTCCGGACACAAGACCTCCAGC ATGCGGGGAGAAGCTGATCCCAGACAACCTCCCCACCACCAGCGTGATCTTCTGTTTTGTGGACGAGGTGTGGTCCACTCTCCTGCGCTCAGTCCACAGCGTGCTGAACAGATCCCCACCTCACCTGCTCAAAGAGATTCTGCTGGTGGACGACTGCAGCACCAAAG ACTTCCTGAAGGACAAGCTGGATGCTTACATGTCTCAGTTGCCCAAGGTCAGGATAATCCGTCTGAAGGAGAGACACGGGCTGATCCGGGCGAGGCTCGCCGGAGCTGCTGAAGCaaaag GTGATGTTCTGACCTTCCTGGACTCTCATATCGAGTGTAACGTGGGCTGGCTGGAACCGCTGCTTGAGAGAGTCTACCTGGATCGCAGGAAAGTAGCCTGTCCAGTCATCGAGGTCATCAACGACAACGACATGAG TTACACGATGGTGGACAATTTTCAAAGAGGCATCTTTAAATGGCCCTTAGTTTTCGGCTGGAGCACAATCCCACGTGACTACATCAAAAAACACAATGTAAAGGTCGCCGATCCCATCAG GTGTCCTGTGATGGCTGGAGGTTTGTTCTCTATAGATAAGAAATATTTCTATGAGCTGGGAGGATACGATCCAGGACTGGATGTTTGGGGAGGGGAGAATATGGAGCTCTCCTTTAAG ATCTGGATGTGCGGCGGTGAGATCGAGATCATTCCGTGCTCCCGCGTCGGCCACATCTTCCGTGGTGAAAACCCTTACGGCTTTCCCAAGGACCGCCAGAAGACGGTGGAACGGAACCTAGCGCGAGTGGCTGAGGTGTGGCTGGACGATTATAAGGAGGTGTTTTATGGGCACGGCTACCTGCATCTGCTGGATAAGAAAAGCATAGACATTGGAAACCTTACAGAGCAGATCCATCTGCGCCAAAAGCTCCAGTGCAAGAGCTTTAAATGGTACCTGGAAAGCGTTTACCCCGAGCTGGATACACCGCCGGCCAAAGCTGAAGGCCTG GTTTTCAACAAGGGTGTTAGAAAGTGTCTGGTCTTGGAAAAAGACTCTTTAGCTTTTGAGACCTGTGATCTTAGCAAACAG AGTCAGCTCTTCAGCTACAGCTGGCTGAGAACGCTCCGCCACAACGCTTCCTGCTTGTCTCCCAATGTAACAGAGAGAAGAGTGGCGGTGGAGACGTGTGATAACACCAAACGAGACCACCGCTGGTTATACCAGACCAGTAAAGTTCTG GCAGAGCACCTGATCGCTGAAGGATCTCCTCGTAACCTGTGTCTGGAGGCTGGATCTAAATCTGACGCCGTCTACCTGAGGTCATGTGAGGCCTCCAGCCCCTTTCAGAAATGGCACTTTACACATAACTACGCTTAG
- the LOC134324628 gene encoding uncharacterized protein LOC134324628 isoform X1, whose product MADLESILENDSTPEADMNSDEALRDPVKQTALVLTDGDDSVFYSEEEEIQHSGAENNSGLMELESVNDSSGVQEETRNPEENAVSHAPSTLSEVPVEMKNTSNREAGCTEELLKCPEMPLMMPAADDHPESQVEDKMDLKSSTQSSESTQTRDRVADESSISGPDEPPGFGALDRLSDASLEEEPEQELDPDIQSESNNGMEATPDKPFNHLRHAKYGTVSYRQIQRGHTKKRIKEFESMQF is encoded by the exons ATGGCAGACCTTGAGAGTATCTTAGAAAATGACTCAACACCAGAAGCAGATATGAACTCTGACGAAGCTTTAAGAGATCCGGTGAAGCAGACAGCTCTGGTTCTGACCGACGGAGACGATTCTGTTTTCTACAGCGAGGAAGAAGAAATCCAACACTCGGGAGCTGAAAATAATTCTGGTCTAATGGAACTGGAGTCTGTAAATGACAGTAGTGGAGTGCAGGAGGAAACAAGGAATCCAGAGGAGAATGCAGTGAGTCATGCACCATCTACACTCTCTGAAGTGCCGgttgaaatgaaaaatacatCTAATAGAGAAGCAGGTTGCACCGAAGAGCTTTTAAAATGCCCAGAGATGCCACTCATGATGCCTGCTGCGGATGATCATCCAGAGTCACAGGTTGAGGACAAGATGGACCTGAAGAGCTCAACTCAGAGCTCTGAGAGTACACAAACACGGGACAGAG TTGCAGATGAGAGCAGCATCTCCGGGCCTGATGAACCTCCAGGATTCGGAGCCCTGGACCGACTCAGCGATGCAAGTCTGGAGGAGGAACCGGAGCAGGAACTTGACCCAGACATACAGAGCGAGTCCAACAACGGCATGGAAGCCACACCAGACAAACCATTTAACCACCTCCGGCACGCCAAGTACGGAACTGTGTCCTACCGGCAGATTCAGCGGGGCCACACGAAGAAACGAATCAAGGAGTTTGAGTCCATGCAGTTCTGA